One segment of Paenibacillus sp. FSL R7-0337 DNA contains the following:
- the ald gene encoding alanine dehydrogenase, producing the protein MIIGVPAEIKNNENRVAITPAGVEALRKAGHEVYIQASAGAGSGMGDKEYSDKGAVILDTAAEVWSKAEMIIKVKEPLPEEYGYFRKGLILFTYLHLAPEAELTKALVESSVTAVGYETIQLEDGSLPLLIPMSEVAGRMAVQIGAGLLEKPHGGKGVLLGGVPGVQPGEVVIVGGGIVGTNAAKIALGMGARVTVLDLNAGRLRALDDIFGGRLVTVMSDSYHLEQAVRRADLLIGAVLIPGARAPKLVKEYMVKQMEEGSVIVDVAIDQGGSIETIDRITTHENPTYVKHGVVHYAVANMPGAVARTSTLALTNVTIPYALQIANLGIHAAAVKNAALARGLNVVAGQVTNAAVAGSLGYEYADGIQVLAAGGEK; encoded by the coding sequence ATGATTATTGGCGTACCCGCAGAAATCAAGAATAACGAGAACCGCGTCGCCATCACCCCGGCCGGGGTGGAAGCGCTCCGGAAGGCAGGTCATGAAGTCTACATCCAAGCTTCAGCCGGAGCAGGCAGCGGCATGGGTGACAAGGAATACTCAGATAAAGGTGCAGTGATTCTGGATACGGCTGCTGAGGTCTGGAGCAAGGCAGAGATGATTATCAAGGTGAAGGAGCCGCTGCCGGAGGAGTACGGTTATTTCCGCAAAGGCTTGATTCTATTCACCTATCTGCATCTGGCACCTGAAGCGGAGCTGACCAAAGCGCTGGTGGAGAGCAGTGTGACCGCCGTGGGCTATGAGACGATTCAACTTGAGGACGGCTCGCTGCCGCTGCTGATTCCGATGAGTGAGGTCGCCGGACGCATGGCGGTGCAGATTGGTGCCGGGCTGCTGGAGAAGCCGCATGGCGGCAAAGGCGTTCTGCTGGGCGGGGTACCTGGCGTACAACCGGGAGAGGTGGTCATTGTCGGCGGCGGAATTGTCGGCACAAATGCGGCGAAGATAGCACTGGGCATGGGGGCACGTGTCACCGTTCTGGATCTGAATGCGGGCCGTCTGCGCGCGCTGGATGATATTTTTGGCGGACGGCTGGTGACCGTGATGTCGGATTCCTATCATCTGGAGCAGGCTGTGCGCCGGGCGGATCTGCTGATCGGGGCAGTGCTGATTCCCGGTGCCCGTGCGCCGAAGCTGGTTAAGGAGTATATGGTGAAGCAGATGGAAGAGGGCTCTGTCATCGTGGATGTTGCAATTGATCAGGGCGGGTCGATTGAGACCATTGACCGGATCACCACACATGAGAACCCGACGTATGTGAAGCATGGCGTAGTCCACTACGCCGTAGCCAACATGCCTGGAGCGGTCGCCCGGACTTCGACACTGGCGCTGACCAATGTGACGATCCCCTACGCGCTACAGATTGCCAATCTGGGCATTCATGCGGCTGCGGTGAAGAACGCGGCGCTTGCGCGCGGCCTGAATGTGGTAGCTGGACAGGTGACCAATGCTGCGGTGGCCGGGAGTCTGGGGTATGAATACGCGGATGGAATCCAGGTGCTGGCTGCGGGCGGGGAGAAGTGA